The sequence TTGTTTCGTTTTCTGTCTTCGTTTTTTCAGATCGAGTTTTATTGTTTGAAGAACAGAGGGACTGGAGCTTCGTTAATGGCGAAAGCCGCGATTAAATCTCATCCGTTGGCGCTTTACTCGCTCGCCATCGTACAATTCAACGGAAGCGGTGGCTCAAAAAGCGATAAAAATCTCCGTGCCGGAGTTGCTCTGTGCGGACGAGCCGCTTATCTCGGCCATATCGACGCGCTTCGTGAACTAGGCCACTGCCTTCAAGACGGTTACGGCGTTCCTCAAAACGCATCCGAAGGACGTCGTCTCTTAATCGAAGCCAACGCGCGTGAACTCGCATACATAACAAACTCCTCCCTCCGCCGTCTCCACTGCTCCCGCCACCGCCAGTCCGCGACGGATTCCGGCGGATCGCTTCTCAGTGACTTTGGCTGTAACTTTCCAGCGCCAGAGGCTCATCCGGCGAACCAGTTTTTAAGAGATTGGTTCGCATCGGGGCGTGGATCTATCGCTGAAGGACTGAGACTTTGCTCAAACAGTGGATGTGGAAGGCCGGAGACTCGACTACATGAATTCCGGCGATGCTCTGTTTGTGGTAATGTAAATTATTGTTCACGAGGCTGCCAAGCTCTGGACTGGAAACTGCGGCACAAGACGGAATGTGCGCCGTTCGATCGATGGTTGATCGAGGACGAAGAACTTGAAGGCGACGAGGACGGCGGCGTAAATAGAATAGAGCAGTTTGGCGACGGTGAGAATGTGGAATCTGAATAAAATTTGATGATTAAAAGCAAAGCTTAGGTCTGTTGCTGAatatcaatttatttatttatttaaagttctacttattttatatttttttattttcccgTCTTCTTTTAACATGTAGATGAGGTTTTTGTctacaacttttctttttcttttaaattttagaggGAAAACCTAAATGTTGATGAATTCTTTCAGTTAGctttaaaaattaagtttataaaaccttaaattttagaaaaaataattttaggatATAATTTTTAGAGtttattattatgtttaaatataaactgatttttgaaagattaaaaatatatattttaaaaattcgaTATCGAGTGAGTCTATTCTTATAATATAAGACTAAAATGAATTTTCTCGATTTTATATTTAGTTATTCTTGcgagaatttttttctttttttttttttttgcatagcTTCATAGTTACCTTCcccatttttttttgtaaatatttagaattttgtagcctcactttttttttttggttagtttttgattatattattagacTATTGtgttttagttattttcaaataataaagaATAGTAAACACAAATATTTACGAATGCTACCAAAATTTAAGAACATCAAACAACAAATACTTACCCTGTCTATTTTTTACCaaagtttttatttgaattattagttgaaatctaaaattaaaaacaaaattattatattaaaacgACGGGATacctttttattctttttcttttgctttgcATTATATGTGTTTTAGAATTTAGATATACGAGGACATGTTAACTAATCACATTATCAAATATTAATGATGAAAGGTCCATTCAACTCAATATGAAAATTGCATCCGACGACATTTTTATGGATAATAAGCatataaattataacaaaactttttaagaaattgcatatatatataacatatttCGTAGATAGTCTACAAAATTTAtatctaaattttgttatataaacAAATTCTTTTGTAATCGTATTATGTTATATCTACAAATACTtacttttaaaaagtaaaacttTATAACCAATTTGGTATCACTTTTAAGGACAATATTTTCTTATACCTTTTACAATAAATATTAAACTTATGACATATCGTACTTCCACTTATTATTATATAGTTTTATAATTTAGGGGACGTTTGAAACAAGTATTATCCTACTATCGAAAGTAAAAGTAATTCACCAACttatatgtttttattatttcCACATACGTCACATGTTTAATGTATTGATATTAAATTCatattgtttattgttttaataTAAAAACCATCTCGGTCGAGTTTAGCGTGTATATGGGGTCAccactttttaattttttaaaaaagaattagtAATTAAGTCAATTTGTGTATATCTGATGGGGACAATATATATGTTTGTGAGTAAACAAAACaccatcaatttaattaattgtgtCAATCAACATCCATTGTGTCACACACATGTACATTGAAACTTACGTCCAACCTATGTTTTGGAACTGAGAAGAAAGTATAAACTTTCCTAGAGCTAACCTTTTCAACTCATATCCTTGTTCAAATGTATGAATAGATCAAAATTAATGAACAAATTTTagctcctttttttttttacaatatatataacaatgttttttttaatacataCCATAGGTGGAGTTAGAAATTTCAATGTGAAGATAGAGGTAGTAAAAATTTAATTACCGTTTAAttgaaatcattttttttttgttcaaggTTGTTCGAGCAAAACTCAACTCTAAGAAAGAGTCCAAGTTGAAAGAGATACTAAAGCATGCATAAGGGTTCACATGATTCTAAGAGCAAAGGTCAAACCCTCGAGCCAAACACACCCTTTTATGATTAGCTTGAACTAAACATTTCATGGAGTAATTTAGGGTCATAGGCCAATTTCAGCGAAATGTTTGGACTAGAGGAGGGAGTTGAAAGAGTACCGAAAGCCTGTGCGAATTTCTTGTGCCAACAAACTCTATTGTTGAGCTTGCTAATTCTTGAAACCACCTGAACGTTACTTTTCCTTTACAATGCAAATATAACATTTTGCTCAAAGCTTAGAATCGTTAACTCAAGACTAATAAAAGAAGCTAGAGTCACCTTAATTCAACTATATATGTAATCTTCAACCTTCTTCTCTACAATTTTTGTattaatgaattaaaaataataataaaatgacaTGAGAGGGTGCAAGCATTTTCAAATGACATCTATTCTAGGCTTCAGCCCATATCAAAATGGGCTGACTTTGGACAAGCCCAACACCACCAATATGTTTGGGTCACATTTAATCTTGGGCTATTTAATGGCAAAATTAGTTACCATATTTGCAAATCTAcctctcaaaaaaaaaaaaaaaaaaaaaaaaaagaaatttacaaACATTgccaattttttcttttttatttcatgatcatcaaaatatatgtattcaatttattattatttctttcctTACATATCATCTATATACCATTTTAATTGTACACCATTGATAAAGGTTTAAAtaattgtatattatttttatcATATAGTATACCATTTTATAATATAAGCGACAAATATCTACATTAATATATTAATTG comes from Cucumis melo cultivar AY chromosome 12, USDA_Cmelo_AY_1.0, whole genome shotgun sequence and encodes:
- the LOC103484413 gene encoding F-box protein At1g67340, with translation MLCNKRRRTSTSAGAEISDLFDGLPDDLVVVVLGKLSATASSPSDLVNVMITCKRFNRLALHPIVLSKAGPKAFEIQTKNWSESTHRFLKLCVSAGNVEACYTLGMIEFYCLKNRGTGASLMAKAAIKSHPLALYSLAIVQFNGSGGSKSDKNLRAGVALCGRAAYLGHIDALRELGHCLQDGYGVPQNASEGRRLLIEANARELAYITNSSLRRLHCSRHRQSATDSGGSLLSDFGCNFPAPEAHPANQFLRDWFASGRGSIAEGLRLCSNSGCGRPETRLHEFRRCSVCGNVNYCSRGCQALDWKLRHKTECAPFDRWLIEDEELEGDEDGGVNRIEQFGDGENVESE